Proteins found in one Longimicrobium terrae genomic segment:
- a CDS encoding MerR family transcriptional regulator, which yields MKRPQREFYSIGEVCELFDVKPHVLRYWETQFPALSPPKNRSGNRVYRARDLELIALIRHLVHDERYTLEGARKRIDELRQEGAASQEAARALERSFVRSLRAELEEILTLLE from the coding sequence ATGAAGCGCCCGCAGCGCGAGTTCTACAGTATCGGCGAGGTCTGCGAGCTGTTCGACGTAAAGCCGCACGTGCTGCGGTACTGGGAAACACAGTTTCCCGCGCTGTCGCCGCCCAAGAACCGCTCCGGCAACCGCGTGTACCGCGCGCGCGATCTGGAGCTGATCGCGCTGATCCGCCACCTGGTGCACGACGAGCGGTACACGCTGGAGGGCGCCCGCAAGCGCATCGACGAGTTGCGCCAGGAGGGTGCCGCGTCGCAGGAAGCCGCGCGCGCGCTGGAGCGCTCCTTCGTCCGCTCCCTGCGCGCCGAACTCGAAGAAATCCTCACCCTCCTCGAGTAG